Proteins from a single region of bacterium:
- a CDS encoding tetratricopeptide repeat protein, with protein FTETLLLPTTLTAFLVVLGTYLAVRHVQRPVPWTAVGIGVAFALAALAHGLLAVPAATVGIYLFLRRLKRNKKAAFKELALLVAAAAVVIAPVTLANSLADVHFVPLSTNGGLNLYLGNQPGAVGLYRPYATTTYSLDFTARWPAEREAAERGDPPPTASEVSTYWTRRFTEEFEKDPWRIAGLCGKRALLLLNGFEYPQVENYYFEGEFVPLLKWPWLSLYVLLPLGLAGLFLERRRGARVLGVIVLAYAVVLLPFFVTARFRFPVIPLVIIGAGLFVERLVRLIRLRKRWKINKKFRLSAVVTAAVLIPFIAATAYKPEVTRAYDNLAVGYNNLGTEAYARGDYAGAARYQEQALAESPGMLPARLNLGQALLAAGEYARAEEEFLKLRGSVLDPVRLELSIARAQRGRGDDLAALDTLQRASEAPFAEGSLLAALSQLYLDLGDAYHARGAGRRSVELSPELPDGYLALARAETDPSAAMESINTGLERCNYKAGLLLSAGELRGDDAFLRKAALAAAEEGDWVVWARALVSLSRLGDGG; from the coding sequence TTCACCGAAACCCTTCTCCTGCCCACGACCCTGACCGCGTTCCTCGTGGTCCTGGGGACATACCTCGCCGTGCGGCACGTCCAGCGCCCGGTCCCGTGGACCGCCGTCGGAATCGGGGTCGCTTTCGCGCTGGCGGCGCTGGCCCACGGGCTTTTGGCGGTTCCGGCGGCCACCGTGGGAATATATCTCTTCCTCCGGCGGCTTAAACGGAACAAAAAGGCGGCATTCAAGGAGCTTGCACTGCTCGTTGCCGCGGCGGCGGTCGTCATCGCCCCGGTGACCCTCGCCAACAGCCTGGCCGACGTGCACTTCGTGCCCCTGTCCACCAACGGCGGCCTGAACCTGTATCTCGGCAACCAGCCGGGCGCCGTGGGGCTTTACCGGCCCTACGCGACGACCACCTACAGCCTGGACTTCACCGCCCGCTGGCCGGCGGAGCGCGAAGCGGCCGAGAGGGGCGACCCGCCGCCTACCGCATCGGAGGTATCCACCTACTGGACCCGCCGGTTCACCGAGGAATTCGAGAAGGACCCCTGGCGCATCGCGGGCCTGTGCGGGAAGCGGGCGCTGCTCCTCTTGAACGGCTTCGAGTACCCCCAGGTGGAGAACTACTACTTCGAGGGGGAGTTCGTCCCGCTGCTGAAATGGCCCTGGTTGAGCCTGTACGTTCTCCTGCCCCTGGGCTTGGCGGGGCTCTTCCTCGAACGCCGGAGAGGGGCGCGGGTGCTGGGCGTCATCGTCCTGGCCTACGCCGTCGTCCTTCTGCCCTTCTTCGTCACCGCCCGGTTCCGCTTCCCGGTGATTCCGCTGGTGATAATCGGCGCGGGGCTCTTCGTCGAGCGCCTCGTCCGGCTGATCCGCCTCCGTAAGCGTTGGAAAATCAATAAAAAGTTCAGGCTGAGCGCGGTCGTCACCGCGGCCGTGCTCATCCCCTTCATCGCCGCCACGGCCTACAAACCGGAGGTCACGCGGGCCTACGACAACCTCGCCGTCGGCTACAACAACCTTGGCACCGAGGCCTACGCCAGGGGCGACTACGCCGGGGCGGCGCGTTACCAGGAGCAGGCCCTCGCCGAGAGCCCCGGGATGCTCCCGGCAAGGCTCAACCTGGGCCAGGCGCTCCTCGCCGCCGGGGAGTACGCGCGCGCAGAGGAGGAATTTCTCAAACTGCGGGGGAGTGTCCTGGACCCCGTCCGGCTCGAGCTTTCAATCGCCCGCGCCCAGCGTGGGCGGGGGGACGACCTGGCCGCCCTGGACACGCTCCAGCGGGCGTCCGAAGCCCCCTTCGCCGAAGGATCCCTCCTCGCCGCTCTCTCGCAGCTCTACCTGGATTTGGGTGACGCCTACCACGCCCGGGGGGCGGGGCGGCGATCCGTCGAGCTCTCCCCCGAGCTACCCGACGGTTACCTGGCCCTGGCGCGGGCCGAGACAGACCCCTCCGCGGCGATGGAAAGCATAAACACGGGACTGGAGCGCTGTAATTACAAAGCCGGGTTGTTGCTCTCGGCCGGTGAGTTGCGGGGCGATGACGCTTTTTTACGAAAGGCCGCCCTGGCCGCGGCGGAGGAGGGCGACTGGGTGGTGTGGGCCCGGGCGCTGGTCTCGCTGAGCCGCTTGGGCGATGGGGGGTAG